In Synechococcus sp. KORDI-100, a single window of DNA contains:
- a CDS encoding STAS domain-containing protein, whose translation MPGGVGPISELQRLTVSLRGGFDQKDGCLVFHFTGQLDAYSEKQFMDYVGDVLKASKLPSVIDLSKIDFLDSSGLGALVQVSKRCKDAKRSFAVVGNSRVTQTVKLVRLEEFLNLVNDLPTALSRMTA comes from the coding sequence ATGCCCGGAGGGGTTGGTCCCATCAGCGAATTGCAGCGACTGACCGTTTCGCTCCGCGGCGGCTTTGATCAGAAGGATGGCTGCCTGGTGTTTCACTTCACCGGTCAGTTGGATGCCTATTCCGAGAAGCAGTTCATGGACTACGTGGGCGATGTCCTCAAAGCCAGCAAACTGCCTTCAGTAATTGATCTGAGCAAGATTGATTTCCTCGACTCCTCAGGCCTTGGAGCGCTTGTTCAGGTCTCCAAGAGGTGCAAGGACGCCAAACGATCATTTGCAGTTGTGGGCAACTCCAGAGTCACTCAGACAGTGAAACTTGTACGCCTTGAGGAGTTTCTGAATTTGGTGAATGATCTGCCTACAGCGCTCAGTCGGATGACCGCTTGA
- a CDS encoding ribonuclease III domain-containing protein, translated as MSDWIRGHPHSPGSSDLGVLQLAWLGDAVWELHQRLRHCRQPGRSDDLHRAVVAEVRADAQAIALQRLEPWLEDEEKALVRRGRNRAGRGPRSADAATYGQATGFETMVGWLFLHNPDRLAQLLDQLESTGQPSKQRFETP; from the coding sequence TTGAGCGACTGGATCCGAGGCCATCCGCATTCACCGGGTTCTTCTGATCTGGGCGTGCTGCAGCTCGCCTGGCTTGGCGATGCCGTCTGGGAACTTCATCAACGCCTGCGCCATTGCCGACAACCCGGTCGTTCAGACGATCTTCATCGTGCCGTCGTGGCCGAAGTGAGAGCCGATGCTCAAGCCATTGCTTTGCAACGGCTTGAACCCTGGCTCGAGGACGAGGAAAAGGCTCTGGTTCGCCGAGGTCGCAACCGCGCCGGCCGCGGACCCCGATCAGCTGATGCTGCGACCTATGGCCAGGCCACTGGATTTGAGACAATGGTTGGCTGGCTGTTTTTGCACAATCCAGACCGCCTCGCGCAGCTACTGGATCAGCTGGAAAGCACCGGACAACCGTCGAAACAACGCTTCGAAACCCCATGA
- the rlmB gene encoding 23S rRNA (guanosine(2251)-2'-O)-methyltransferase RlmB, whose product MSPRFERRSGGPPRDPRSSRDGRPLRDGRRRTGGSSRSESDSRGRREWRRDWNPTPDQPRGERPMRRRDDEMGSERFDRSRPGPSRSGPSRSGPSRNGPTRSGPTRSGPSRSPARAGSSRSGTSRSGSRPEWGAGPRAGLRNGPRDSRQERMPRSMQDRRPPSRMGPQRELEPEAFAASPPPDDLIWGRHASLAALESGRPIHRIWCTPEMRSAAKFLQLLRDAKSSGVLVEEVTWARLGQVTGGSVHQGIALQTAAADTLDLDALINGCKELGEAPLLLALDGVTDPHNLGAVVRSAEAMGAHGVVLPQRRSAGLTGSVAKVAAGALEHMPVARVVNLNRSLETLKDAGYRVIGLAAEGDTTLLDVDLDGPLVLVTGSESQGLSLLTRRHCDHLVRIPLRGVTPSLNASVATALCVYEVARRGWMKDIHGQAPSPPMTRPKTAPVQDSPSTDVAVATEQAVSTEQAVSTEQVFESAQAVSPEPQTSSGPAFQSEQPPRSEQPATSEQTATSQQPDQKQQPSSPKDGSDTPLTEVALDLSQSPQGASIRFDQSIQLSS is encoded by the coding sequence ATGAGTCCTCGTTTTGAACGTCGTTCCGGTGGTCCGCCACGCGATCCACGATCCAGCCGTGATGGCCGTCCCCTGAGGGATGGCAGACGCCGCACAGGTGGAAGTTCGCGATCCGAATCGGACAGCCGTGGACGTCGCGAATGGCGACGCGACTGGAATCCCACCCCTGACCAGCCTCGTGGCGAGCGACCGATGCGACGCCGGGACGATGAAATGGGATCGGAACGTTTTGATCGATCCCGACCTGGCCCATCCCGCAGCGGTCCATCCCGTTCGGGCCCATCCCGAAATGGTCCGACGCGTTCCGGCCCGACCCGCAGCGGTCCATCGCGTTCTCCGGCTCGTGCCGGTTCATCCCGTTCTGGCACGTCTCGGTCAGGATCACGTCCGGAATGGGGAGCTGGCCCGCGCGCTGGCCTTCGCAATGGACCGCGTGATTCCCGCCAAGAACGGATGCCGCGCTCGATGCAGGACCGTCGACCACCATCGCGGATGGGTCCCCAGCGCGAACTGGAGCCGGAAGCGTTCGCAGCCTCACCACCGCCCGATGACCTGATCTGGGGGCGACACGCCAGTCTTGCGGCCTTGGAATCCGGGCGTCCGATTCACAGAATCTGGTGTACGCCTGAAATGCGGAGCGCAGCCAAGTTCCTGCAGCTTCTTCGAGATGCCAAGAGTTCCGGCGTCCTTGTCGAGGAGGTCACCTGGGCTCGCCTCGGTCAGGTCACCGGAGGCTCGGTGCATCAGGGCATCGCGCTGCAGACGGCCGCTGCAGACACCCTTGACCTCGATGCCCTGATCAACGGCTGCAAGGAGCTGGGTGAGGCGCCACTTCTGCTGGCCCTTGATGGCGTCACCGATCCCCACAATCTCGGGGCTGTGGTCCGGTCCGCCGAAGCGATGGGAGCCCACGGTGTGGTTCTGCCGCAGCGGCGCAGTGCTGGACTCACCGGTTCCGTCGCCAAGGTGGCGGCCGGCGCGCTGGAGCATATGCCGGTGGCCCGCGTTGTCAATCTCAATCGATCACTCGAGACACTCAAGGATGCTGGTTACCGCGTCATCGGTCTCGCTGCCGAGGGCGACACGACGCTGCTGGATGTGGATCTGGACGGACCTCTTGTTCTGGTGACCGGTTCCGAGAGCCAGGGACTGTCTCTGCTGACCCGGCGCCATTGTGATCACCTCGTCCGGATTCCACTGCGTGGCGTGACCCCCAGCCTGAATGCCTCGGTGGCCACGGCTCTCTGCGTCTATGAAGTGGCTCGTCGAGGCTGGATGAAAGACATCCACGGCCAGGCTCCATCCCCACCGATGACCAGGCCGAAAACCGCACCTGTTCAGGACTCGCCCTCCACTGATGTGGCTGTCGCGACTGAGCAGGCTGTTTCCACTGAGCAGGCTGTTTCCACTGAGCAGGTCTTCGAATCAGCCCAGGCCGTGTCGCCAGAACCGCAAACGTCATCAGGGCCAGCCTTCCAATCAGAACAGCCGCCTAGGTCAGAACAGCCAGCGACTTCAGAACAGACAGCGACGTCACAACAACCCGATCAGAAACAACAACCGTCATCGCCCAAGGATGGTTCAGACACTCCGTTGACGGAAGTTGCGCTGGATCTCAGTCAATCGCCGCAGGGCGCTTCGATCCGGTTTGATCAGAGCATCCAATTATCGTCCTGA
- a CDS encoding DUF1816 domain-containing protein yields MSPLIQPLRSLANGLGMAWWARVETEGPDVTYWFGPFVTRRGLERELGKFLEDIGSEQPSSMNHTVLRTRRGEPLTIAAEG; encoded by the coding sequence ATGAGTCCTCTGATCCAGCCGTTGCGCAGTCTCGCCAACGGACTCGGCATGGCCTGGTGGGCCAGGGTGGAAACCGAAGGGCCAGACGTCACGTACTGGTTCGGCCCCTTCGTCACGCGTCGTGGTCTTGAGAGAGAGCTCGGCAAATTCCTTGAGGACATCGGCTCAGAACAGCCGTCGTCGATGAACCACACCGTGTTGCGGACCCGGCGCGGAGAACCCCTCACCATCGCAGCCGAGGGCTGA
- the gatA gene encoding Asp-tRNA(Asn)/Glu-tRNA(Gln) amidotransferase subunit GatA, with translation MTISAWRQQLLNGEVSSRELVDQQLERIQTVDPQIHAFVELTADRARADADRIDAARAAGDELGALAGVPLAIKDNLCTRGVRTTCSSRMLETFVPPYESTVTERLWSSGAVLIGKTNLDEFAMGGSTETSAFGPTANPWNTAHVPGGSSGGSAAAVAAGECMAALGSDTGGSIRQPASFCGVVGLKPTYGRVSRWGLVAFASSLDQVGPFSSCVADAAELLQVMAGPDPRDSTCLKAPVPNYLSGLNQNIRGLKVGLIRECFEADGLDPEVKQSVMTAASQLEALGAELVELSCPRFTDGIATYYVIAPSEASANLARYDGVKYGYRAEDAESLAAMTARSRAEGFGAEVQRRILIGTYALSAGYVDAYYKKAQQVRTLIRRDFDAAFQSVDVLLTPTAPSTAFRAGAHADDPLSMYLADLLTIPVNLAGLPAISVPCGFSNAGLPIGVQLIGNVLEEARILQVAHQYEQVADIDAQRPSASLIP, from the coding sequence ATGACCATAAGCGCGTGGCGTCAGCAATTGCTGAATGGCGAGGTGTCGTCGCGGGAGCTGGTGGACCAGCAACTGGAGCGCATCCAAACCGTTGACCCTCAGATCCATGCCTTTGTGGAGCTCACCGCGGATCGTGCTCGGGCCGATGCCGATCGAATCGATGCTGCCCGGGCGGCAGGCGATGAGCTCGGTGCTTTGGCTGGGGTTCCCCTTGCAATCAAAGACAACCTCTGCACCCGTGGCGTTCGCACCACCTGTTCGAGTCGGATGCTGGAGACCTTCGTGCCTCCCTATGAATCCACGGTGACCGAGCGGCTTTGGTCCTCAGGCGCCGTGTTGATTGGGAAGACCAATCTGGACGAGTTCGCGATGGGGGGCTCCACGGAGACCTCTGCTTTCGGACCCACCGCCAATCCCTGGAACACAGCCCACGTACCGGGTGGTAGTTCTGGAGGCAGTGCGGCTGCCGTGGCTGCCGGTGAGTGCATGGCGGCCCTTGGCTCGGACACGGGAGGGTCGATTCGTCAGCCTGCATCGTTCTGCGGTGTGGTGGGTCTCAAACCCACCTACGGCCGAGTCAGTCGCTGGGGTCTTGTTGCGTTTGCCAGTTCCCTAGACCAGGTTGGCCCGTTCTCGTCCTGCGTTGCGGATGCGGCGGAGCTGCTTCAGGTGATGGCTGGTCCTGATCCCCGTGATTCCACCTGCCTGAAGGCTCCAGTACCGAATTACCTCTCCGGATTGAATCAAAACATTCGGGGACTGAAGGTTGGCCTGATCAGAGAATGCTTTGAAGCCGACGGCCTTGATCCTGAGGTGAAGCAGTCGGTCATGACGGCTGCCTCCCAGCTGGAGGCTCTCGGCGCTGAGCTTGTGGAGTTGAGTTGTCCCCGCTTCACCGATGGAATTGCGACCTACTACGTGATCGCGCCTTCCGAGGCGTCGGCGAACCTCGCCCGCTACGACGGCGTGAAATACGGTTATCGAGCGGAGGATGCGGAGTCCCTGGCAGCGATGACGGCGCGCAGTCGTGCTGAAGGGTTCGGCGCCGAGGTGCAGCGTCGGATTCTGATCGGCACCTATGCCCTCTCGGCGGGCTACGTCGATGCTTACTACAAGAAAGCTCAGCAGGTGCGGACGTTGATCCGACGTGACTTTGATGCGGCATTTCAGAGCGTGGATGTTCTGCTGACTCCAACGGCTCCCTCCACAGCCTTCCGTGCGGGTGCCCACGCCGACGACCCCCTGTCCATGTATCTGGCGGATCTGCTGACGATTCCGGTCAATCTCGCCGGTCTGCCTGCCATCAGTGTCCCCTGCGGGTTCAGCAATGCAGGTCTCCCGATCGGCGTACAACTCATCGGCAACGTGCTCGAGGAGGCTCGGATTCTTCAGGTGGCTCACCAGTACGAACAAGTTGCAGACATCGATGCACAACGCCCGTCGGCGTCTTTGATTCCATAG